The Pseudomonas sp. TH06 genome has a window encoding:
- a CDS encoding LysR family transcriptional regulator yields the protein MSNAAPNCDAQLIRTLYTLLTECSVSRTAELLGQSQPAISVALRRLRELTGDQLLVRSGSRMVLTAHGLTLIDPVSQALNGIEQILHPVDLFDPATTRQTFRISTPDYLSVFFVPAIIERFYAQAPFATLELKHLQAEGGYSRGLEDGFLDLVIGNWRAPAEHLHLQSLCDDDLVCLLRDEHPIAPGGLTREAYIEADHLAVMTHNSSGQGTIGAELAKSGLTRRVTTTLPYFCIAPYVLVKSNLVFTTTRSFAKHYTELLPLRIEPFPVPAQPLRYYQLWHARKHRSQASKWLRGVVQSAARAIAPEPMMAEREAL from the coding sequence GTGTCTAACGCCGCCCCCAACTGCGATGCCCAACTGATCCGCACGCTGTACACCCTGCTGACCGAATGCAGTGTTTCGCGCACCGCCGAACTGCTGGGGCAATCGCAACCGGCAATCAGTGTTGCCCTGCGGCGATTGCGCGAGCTGACCGGCGATCAACTGCTGGTCCGCAGTGGCAGCCGCATGGTGCTGACCGCCCACGGCCTGACGTTGATCGATCCGGTCTCGCAGGCGCTGAACGGGATCGAGCAGATTCTGCACCCGGTGGACCTGTTCGACCCCGCTACTACCCGCCAGACTTTTCGCATCAGCACCCCGGATTACCTGAGCGTATTTTTTGTGCCGGCGATCATCGAGCGGTTCTACGCACAGGCACCGTTTGCCACGCTTGAACTCAAGCACTTGCAGGCCGAGGGTGGCTATTCGCGTGGTCTGGAGGATGGCTTTCTGGATCTGGTGATCGGTAATTGGAGAGCGCCGGCAGAGCATCTGCATTTGCAGTCCCTGTGCGACGACGATCTGGTCTGCCTGTTGCGCGACGAACACCCGATAGCGCCCGGCGGCCTGACACGCGAAGCCTATATCGAGGCGGATCATCTGGCCGTCATGACCCACAATTCATCAGGTCAGGGCACCATCGGCGCGGAGCTGGCCAAGAGCGGTCTGACGCGGCGAGTGACGACGACCCTGCCCTACTTCTGCATCGCGCCCTATGTGCTGGTGAAATCGAACCTGGTCTTCACCACCACGCGATCGTTCGCCAAGCATTACACCGAACTGTTGCCGCTGCGCATCGAGCCCTTTCCGGTGCCAGCGCAGCCCTTGCGGTATTACCAGCTGTGGCATGCACGCAAGCATCGCTCGCAGGCGTCGAAATGGTTGCGTGGCGTGGTGCAATCCGCCGCCCGGGCGATTGCCCCCGAGCCAATGATGGCCGAACGCGAAGCACTGTAG
- a CDS encoding alpha/beta fold hydrolase, producing the protein MKRAFGALLLFCLTTHVFADDNSIGFQRSTLPDASNERPLEMVVWYPAGATTAAPKLVADNPAFVGVMVAENAPPAAGGHPLVVLSHGYRGNWSNQAWLASALAHQGYIVAAVNHPGSTTHDRSPQAAAQLWLRPADVSRAIDAVTAQPEKFGMVAKPRIAVVGHSLGGWTSLEIAGARFDTERFAEDCKVHSQLSSCSVYQQMNPASKADSKTRLAADMRDKRVSAVVSLDLGLSRGFTDASLAALPVPVLVIAAGVPSQDLPAQLESADLAKRLPKTSSQYVEISDASHFSFMSPCKPGAMEMLEEDAPGDGIICTDGDGGRGRTEIQQQTISLISEFLARSAAG; encoded by the coding sequence ATGAAACGTGCTTTCGGCGCTCTGCTTCTTTTCTGCCTGACCACCCACGTATTCGCTGACGACAACTCTATCGGTTTCCAGCGCTCGACCCTGCCGGACGCGAGCAATGAGCGTCCGTTGGAAATGGTCGTCTGGTACCCAGCCGGTGCAACCACTGCCGCACCGAAACTGGTCGCCGACAACCCGGCGTTTGTCGGCGTAATGGTCGCGGAAAATGCGCCACCGGCTGCAGGCGGACATCCGTTGGTAGTGCTCTCACACGGGTACCGCGGCAACTGGAGCAACCAGGCATGGCTGGCCAGCGCGCTCGCGCACCAGGGTTATATCGTCGCGGCGGTCAATCACCCCGGCAGCACCACGCATGACCGCAGCCCTCAGGCGGCGGCACAGTTGTGGCTGCGTCCTGCGGATGTCAGTCGAGCCATCGATGCGGTGACGGCTCAGCCGGAAAAGTTCGGTATGGTCGCAAAACCGCGCATTGCCGTCGTGGGCCACTCTCTCGGCGGCTGGACCAGCCTGGAAATTGCTGGCGCGCGTTTCGATACCGAGCGTTTCGCTGAAGACTGCAAAGTCCATTCGCAATTGTCCAGTTGCTCCGTTTATCAGCAGATGAATCCCGCCAGCAAAGCGGATTCGAAGACACGACTGGCCGCCGACATGCGTGACAAACGCGTCTCTGCCGTGGTGTCACTGGACCTCGGTCTGTCGCGTGGTTTCACCGATGCCAGCCTTGCGGCACTGCCTGTTCCGGTGCTGGTCATCGCAGCGGGCGTGCCGTCGCAAGACCTGCCCGCCCAGCTTGAGTCCGCCGATCTGGCCAAACGACTGCCAAAAACATCGAGCCAATACGTCGAGATCAGCGACGCCAGCCACTTCAGTTTCATGTCGCCATGCAAGCCTGGCGCGATGGAAATGCTGGAAGAAGACGCACCCGGCGACGGCATCATTTGCACCGATGGCGACGGTGGACGCGGCCGAACTGAAATTCAGCAGCAGACGATTTCGCTGATCAGCGAGTTTCTGGCGCGCTCTGCTGCGGGTTGA
- a CDS encoding Rieske 2Fe-2S domain-containing protein, which translates to MSAAAIACKDITWNPITRSSTFTEHDREILKQHWHPVAFSADVADKPFAVTLLDEPLVLYRTGSKVNAARDICSHRGAPLSKGWVQGENIICPYHGLHFGTDGRCTRIPSEPNANLTERHRIQMYSAREDYGMIWILMSGSDAPFAEMPSWSDENFQRILPPSLDIGASAGRQVEGFIDVAHFAWIHHEAFAERDNPVVPTYKAEVTPYGVHAEYVSSVSNFPKSLQHRAPEGFQWVRTFDVFAPFTARLTVNFPDPEHRLVILNAASPISARKTRMFCAITRNFDKHMPLEDVYAFNQQVFEEDRDIVELCRPEDLPLDLSLEIHIPADRSSTAYRRALSALGLGRAFTA; encoded by the coding sequence ATGTCAGCCGCCGCCATCGCCTGCAAGGACATCACCTGGAACCCGATCACCCGCTCCAGCACCTTCACCGAACATGATCGCGAGATACTCAAACAGCACTGGCACCCCGTGGCGTTTTCCGCCGACGTCGCTGACAAGCCGTTTGCCGTCACGCTGCTGGACGAACCGCTGGTGCTCTACCGTACCGGCAGCAAAGTGAACGCCGCCCGCGATATCTGCAGCCATCGCGGGGCGCCGTTGAGCAAGGGTTGGGTGCAGGGTGAAAACATCATTTGCCCATACCACGGTTTGCACTTCGGCACCGACGGGCGCTGCACGCGCATTCCGTCCGAACCGAATGCCAACCTCACTGAACGCCATCGCATCCAGATGTATTCGGCCCGTGAAGATTACGGAATGATCTGGATTCTGATGTCCGGTAGCGATGCACCCTTCGCTGAAATGCCATCGTGGAGCGACGAAAATTTTCAGCGCATTCTGCCGCCGTCGCTCGACATCGGCGCATCGGCCGGGCGCCAGGTGGAAGGCTTTATCGACGTTGCCCACTTCGCCTGGATTCACCACGAAGCATTTGCCGAACGCGACAACCCGGTGGTGCCGACCTACAAGGCCGAGGTCACGCCGTACGGTGTCCACGCCGAATACGTCAGCAGCGTCAGCAACTTCCCGAAAAGCCTGCAACATCGAGCGCCGGAAGGTTTTCAGTGGGTACGCACCTTCGATGTCTTTGCGCCATTTACTGCGCGTCTGACGGTGAATTTCCCCGATCCCGAGCACCGTTTGGTCATCCTCAATGCAGCCAGCCCGATCTCGGCACGCAAGACCCGGATGTTCTGCGCGATCACGCGCAACTTCGACAAACACATGCCGCTGGAAGACGTCTACGCCTTCAACCAACAAGTGTTCGAAGAGGACCGCGACATCGTCGAACTGTGCCGCCCGGAGGACTTGCCTCTGGATCTCTCGCTGGAAATCCATATTCCGGCTGATCGTTCCTCCACCGCCTATCGCCGCGCCCTGAGCGCACTGGGACTGGGTCGCGCCTTTACCGCCTGA
- a CDS encoding LysR family transcriptional regulator, with the protein MNLLAAIASFIKVVEAGSIVGAAKALGVSAAAVSQTLNRLEAHLGVRLLQRTTRSMALTENGAVYYDKVKRIAADLESAQSSISNEQTELQGRLSIASTSAFGRHVLAPLIAGFAALHPRLLLELSNTNRKINHIQDGIDLSLRIKPQLEDGIVARKIVSLPFIMCAAPAYLERAGAPQSPDDLQNHACLAFRYPLDGRFLRWTFSRDGQSYEANINATTISDDIDALAQMAVNGAGITRLAEFVAAPYIASGQLLPLFENHDGAGHGFVERMDIYACVQERAAMTPKVKAFMDYLIEHLKVRWPQEDALAAPFQASTDKELL; encoded by the coding sequence ATGAATCTGTTAGCGGCAATTGCCAGTTTTATCAAAGTGGTTGAAGCAGGTTCCATAGTCGGCGCCGCCAAAGCCCTGGGCGTGAGTGCGGCAGCGGTGAGCCAAACGCTGAATCGTCTGGAGGCGCATCTCGGCGTGCGACTTCTGCAACGCACCACGCGGAGCATGGCGCTGACTGAAAACGGCGCGGTGTACTACGACAAGGTCAAGCGCATCGCGGCAGATCTGGAGTCGGCACAAAGCTCGATCAGCAACGAGCAAACCGAGCTGCAGGGACGGCTGAGCATCGCCTCCACTTCTGCATTCGGCCGGCATGTGCTCGCGCCATTGATCGCCGGGTTCGCGGCGCTGCACCCGCGTCTTCTGCTGGAGCTATCGAACACCAACCGCAAGATCAATCACATCCAGGACGGTATCGACTTGAGCCTGCGGATCAAACCGCAACTGGAAGATGGCATTGTTGCGCGCAAGATCGTTTCGCTGCCCTTCATCATGTGCGCCGCCCCCGCCTACCTGGAGCGCGCAGGCGCGCCGCAATCGCCGGACGATCTGCAAAACCATGCGTGCCTGGCGTTCCGTTATCCATTGGACGGGCGCTTTCTTCGTTGGACTTTTTCTCGGGACGGCCAGAGTTACGAGGCCAATATCAATGCCACGACCATCAGTGATGACATCGATGCACTGGCGCAGATGGCGGTCAACGGTGCGGGCATCACGCGACTGGCCGAGTTCGTGGCGGCGCCGTACATCGCCAGCGGCCAACTGCTGCCGCTGTTCGAAAACCATGACGGCGCAGGTCACGGCTTTGTCGAGCGAATGGACATTTATGCCTGTGTGCAGGAGCGTGCGGCGATGACTCCGAAGGTCAAGGCATTCATGGACTATCTGATCGAACACCTGAAGGTGCGCTGGCCGCAGGAAGATGCTTTGGCCGCACCGTTTCAAGCCTCCACTGACAAGGAATTGCTGTGA
- a CDS encoding FAD-dependent oxidoreductase has translation MFKWECLVCGFIYDEAVGLPEDGIAAGTRWEDVPEDWFCPECGVGKADFSMVRLADSAAANRPPAATSDPVIILGSGLAGYTVARELRKLDADIAIVIVTRDGGEFYSKPALSNAFQTGRLPEQLVTFSAEQMADQLQARIITRTTIERVDTHAQLIYLDGQALRYRSLVLALGADARRPPLQGDGIEAIITVNDLEDYRGFRQQIGNASRIAILGAGLIGCEFANDLQHAGHEVCVVDRATWPLSRLLPSEAGEEMANALASIGVRLELGNAPVAVRRSDAGLQLQLTDLRVIEVDYVLSAIGLEPRVDLARTAGIAVANGIITDACLRTSTPNVYALGDCARVHDLVLPYVMPIMLQARALAQTLAGRPTPVAYPAMPVTIKTSVLPTVVASPMDSDGLWSTEWADRCDKSIVNVKSLYHDQHRRMRGFVLMGAATQHKAELLKSLPDWR, from the coding sequence ATGTTCAAGTGGGAATGTCTGGTCTGCGGTTTCATCTACGATGAGGCAGTGGGCCTGCCGGAGGACGGAATCGCGGCGGGAACGCGCTGGGAGGACGTGCCTGAAGACTGGTTCTGCCCGGAATGCGGCGTCGGCAAAGCCGATTTTTCAATGGTTCGCCTCGCGGACAGCGCAGCGGCGAATCGCCCGCCAGCAGCAACATCTGACCCGGTGATCATTCTGGGTTCGGGGCTGGCCGGTTATACCGTTGCGCGCGAACTGCGCAAACTGGACGCCGACATTGCCATCGTGATCGTGACCCGCGATGGCGGTGAGTTTTACTCGAAACCGGCACTCTCCAATGCCTTCCAGACCGGGCGTTTGCCGGAGCAACTGGTGACGTTCAGCGCCGAGCAAATGGCCGACCAACTGCAAGCGCGGATCATCACGCGAACAACGATAGAGCGCGTCGACACCCATGCGCAGCTGATTTACCTCGACGGTCAGGCGCTGCGCTATCGCTCGCTGGTGCTCGCACTGGGTGCCGACGCCCGCCGCCCGCCCCTGCAAGGCGATGGCATTGAGGCGATCATCACTGTCAACGACCTGGAAGACTACCGAGGCTTTCGTCAGCAGATCGGCAATGCAAGCCGCATCGCCATTCTCGGCGCCGGGTTGATCGGCTGCGAGTTCGCCAACGATCTGCAGCATGCCGGCCATGAGGTCTGCGTGGTTGACCGGGCCACTTGGCCGCTGAGTCGCTTGCTGCCCTCCGAGGCCGGGGAGGAAATGGCCAACGCGTTGGCGTCCATCGGCGTGCGTCTGGAACTGGGCAACGCTCCTGTTGCAGTCCGCCGCTCAGACGCAGGTTTACAGCTGCAATTGACTGACCTGCGCGTGATCGAGGTGGATTATGTGTTGAGCGCCATTGGCCTTGAGCCCCGCGTCGATCTCGCACGTACCGCCGGCATCGCGGTGGCCAACGGCATTATCACCGACGCCTGCCTGCGCACCAGCACGCCGAATGTCTATGCGCTGGGCGATTGCGCTCGCGTTCACGACCTGGTGTTGCCCTACGTCATGCCGATCATGTTGCAGGCGCGAGCCTTGGCTCAGACCCTCGCAGGCCGGCCAACGCCCGTGGCCTATCCGGCGATGCCGGTGACCATCAAGACCAGCGTGCTGCCCACCGTCGTGGCGTCTCCCATGGACAGCGACGGCCTGTGGTCGACCGAATGGGCCGATCGCTGCGACAAGAGCATCGTCAATGTGAAGTCGCTTTACCACGATCAGCACAGGCGAATGCGCGGCTTTGTGCTGATGGGCGCGGCGACTCAACACAAGGCCGAACTTCTGAAATCCCTGCCGGACTGGCGCTAG
- the yghU gene encoding glutathione-dependent disulfide-bond oxidoreductase: protein MSKAPYVPPKVWKNEAPSGGQFASINRPIAGPTHEKTLPVGKHPLQLYSLATPNGVKVTILLEELLALGHSAAEYDAWLIRIGEGDQFSSGFVEINPNSKIPALLDRSVEPPVRVFESGSILLYLAEKFGAFLPKDPAGRTETLNWLFWQMGAAPYLGGGFGHFYAYAPEKIEYAINRFTMEAKRQLDVLDRRLAQSPYLAGEHYTIADIAVWPWYGQLVRNNVYSAAEFLAAEEYTHVQRWAEDIAQRPAVIRGQRVNRTWGDEASQVPERHDAEDLN from the coding sequence ATGAGCAAAGCGCCCTACGTTCCGCCCAAGGTCTGGAAAAATGAAGCGCCGTCCGGTGGCCAGTTCGCCAGCATCAACCGACCGATTGCCGGGCCGACGCATGAGAAAACGTTGCCGGTCGGCAAGCATCCATTGCAGCTCTACTCGCTGGCCACGCCCAACGGGGTGAAAGTCACCATCCTCCTCGAAGAACTGCTGGCGCTGGGGCACAGCGCCGCCGAATACGACGCGTGGCTGATCCGCATTGGTGAGGGCGATCAATTCTCCAGCGGTTTCGTCGAGATCAATCCCAACTCGAAAATCCCTGCACTGCTGGACCGCAGTGTCGAGCCGCCGGTTCGGGTGTTCGAGTCGGGCTCGATCCTGCTGTATCTCGCCGAGAAGTTCGGCGCATTCCTGCCCAAGGATCCAGCGGGACGCACCGAGACGCTCAACTGGTTGTTCTGGCAGATGGGCGCGGCACCGTATCTGGGCGGCGGATTCGGGCATTTCTATGCCTACGCGCCGGAAAAAATAGAGTACGCGATCAATCGCTTCACCATGGAAGCCAAGCGTCAACTGGATGTGCTGGATCGGCGCCTCGCGCAAAGCCCATACCTGGCCGGCGAGCACTACACGATCGCCGATATCGCGGTCTGGCCCTGGTATGGGCAACTCGTGCGCAACAATGTTTATTCGGCGGCAGAGTTTCTCGCGGCCGAGGAATACACCCATGTGCAGCGCTGGGCAGAGGACATCGCCCAGCGTCCGGCGGTCATCCGTGGGCAGCGAGTCAATCGCACGTGGGGTGATGAGGCGAGCCAGGTGCCTGAACGGCATGACGCTGAAGACCTGAACTGA